GCGGAAAAGTGGGGCTAGTCGGTAAAGCTGAGCCCGTCGAAGACGGTTTGTGGACTGTGGGGCTTGAGGCTGCAGATACATCCGCTCTACCTTCCGGATCCAGTAAGTTGCTTGTTGTGGCTTCATCTAAGCTTGTGAGCATACCATCTATGAAGGAAGCATCCTTTGTGATGCTTTCTCTCGATGCATATATCGGTGAAAGGATCAGCAGTCCCTTAGCTCAGGTTCAGGCAAAGATTTCCACACTAGAGGGCTCGGTGAGTAGCTTAGAGCAACAAATCAAATCTTTGCAATCTTCGGTTTCAACTATGAATACGTTTCTAATGGTGTCAATTGGTATTGCAGTTTTTGCGGTGGCACTTGCTGCATTTTCAATTATAGTCAAAAAGAAATAAAAACCCCGTGTATCTCTTCCCCTCCTTTTTTTATCGCGAAAAGTTTTTATTTTCACCGGATTATCTTAAAAGGACTATTGAAAAGGCTATGGGGAATGAGTTGGATCGTGGAAGATATAGATTTGCAAAATATGTGTTTACACGTGCATGTTCCCTCCTACTAGTTGTGATTATGGCGGTGTATCTAACGGTTCTGATCGCAGGAATGGGTGGTTACGTGGACCAGATCATTAAGAATGATATTTTATACAATATTGGTGTGGAAGTAAATCAGAATCCAGCATATAGATCGTTAACGCCGACTGAGAGGAGAGAGCTTATGGATAAAATGTACGAACAAGCTATAAGGGCATTGGGACTTGATACGCCTTTTGAATATAGAAGTTACCAGTATTTGATTCAGGCAATAACGTTGGATCTTGGAAGAGCAATGTATTTGACGAGCCCTACAGGATCCAGTAGCGTGAGAAACATAATCCTTGAAAGGCTTCCAGTAACAGTGCTACTTTTCACGACTATAAACATGATTCTTTTCTTTATGTCATTATTTTTCGGACTATATGCTTCGAGAAGATATGGAGGCAAGTTCGACAAGATCATAATAATGCTTTCACCATTATCCTCAATACCGGGCTGGTTCTATGGAATCTTTCTCATTATAGTCTTCGCTTCAATCCTACATATTCTACCATATGGCGGTCTTGTCGATGTCCCTCCGCCTCAAGACCCACTCAACTATGCCATAAGCGTACTTAAGCATATGGTGCTTCCAGTCTTCTCATGGTTAATAAGTTACTC
This Candidatus Bathyarchaeota archaeon DNA region includes the following protein-coding sequences:
- a CDS encoding ABC transporter permease — translated: MDRGRYRFAKYVFTRACSLLLVVIMAVYLTVLIAGMGGYVDQIIKNDILYNIGVEVNQNPAYRSLTPTERRELMDKMYEQAIRALGLDTPFEYRSYQYLIQAITLDLGRAMYLTSPTGSSSVRNIILERLPVTVLLFTTINMILFFMSLFFGLYASRRYGGKFDKIIIMLSPLSSIPGWFYGIFLIIVFASILHILPYGGLVDVPPPQDPLNYAISVLKHMVLPVFSWLISYSFIQIYVKRTFFLMFSQEDYVELARAKGLPSNVIERRYILRPTLPPIMTEFALTLISSWMGAIVTERVFNWPGIGTLFYQAATMFDSPVIIGEVVIYAYLLAVTVFILDMIYALVDPRIRMGAK